The stretch of DNA TCTTCGCGCATTCCTTCAATGCTTTCTTCGCGGCGTTCATTTTTCGCTTTGATGGCCGCCCGCTCTTTCCCGTTTGCAAAAACCATTGTTTCTTCCGCTGCCTCGATGTTTCCAATTGTGTTTTGCACCATTTCCTGAAGCTTTTGAACGTTGTCGGAACGGTTATCTGGTTTTGGACGGTTGTTGCGTGTCATGTATATTCCTCCTTTGAAGTCTCGAGCAGTACAGTCCGTAGACTGCCCTTTATTTCTTCTGTCCATTCAAAAAGAAAATATGTACAGCTATTTGATTTAAAAATTCTGACAATATTCCCGACTTGACTTATCGGAATTAAGGAGTTAAAGTAAGAATCTACATTTTAGTTATTA from Domibacillus sp. DTU_2020_1001157_1_SI_ALB_TIR_016 encodes:
- the tlp gene encoding small acid-soluble spore protein Tlp, whose translation is MTRNNRPKPDNRSDNVQKLQEMVQNTIGNIEAAEETMVFANGKERAAIKAKNERREESIEGMREEIQDEAAARRKD